In Terriglobus aquaticus, the genomic window TCCCTGCCTTGCTCCCGGGCTTTGCCGTTGGCCAGGCGCTGTCATCCAGCGTGACCGCCTCGCCGTGCGGCACATCGCCCTCGTGCACCCGCCAGGGAGCGTCCGGGAGCGTGTTCAACTGCTCCAGCCGGGTCAGCTTTTCCTGCTGCGCAGCGGTCAGCGGACCGCTGGTATCGTGCGGTGCTTGGCCAAAAGTGGTGGCTGCCACAGCAAGACTGCATGCCAGCAAACGGAGGCGAGAGACAACAAGAGTCACAGGTACATCCCCTTGGCCATGATGGAATCGTTTCCACCGAGGCTTATGATTTCAGACAGGCTGCCATAGTAGCGCATCGACCACACCTTCGTCCCTGCCTTTCACATATTCCCGCTCCCGCACCACAATCTGCACAATTGCGTGAAACCGCTTGCATTCCCGCCGCGTCTCTCAGATATTCCTGATGGCCCGTGAAGTCGGGATGGTCAGTGCGTCGGATCGGAACGTGTCGATACCCTTTGACGTAGCCAAATTGGAGGATGTAGCGCGAAAGGCGGGCGTCTCAAACGCCACGGCTTCTCGTGCCCTCAGCGGCGCAGGCAAAGTCAGCGACACCGCGCGCCGGCGCATCCTGGAAGCGGCTAAGCAACTGAGTTACACCCCGAACCGCAGCGCACAGGCGCTCAAGGGTGGTCGCTCCGGCATGATCGGCATGGTCGTGCCCAATCTGTCCGACCTCTTCTTCGCCAGTTGCGTCAACGCGGTCGAGGCGGTTGCGATGCGCAACTCCTCACTCCTGGTCGTGGCAGCCACGCACGACCGCGCAGACCGCACCGTCGATGCCATGAAGCGGCTGCTCGATCACCGTGTGGACGGCCTCGTCCTTGGTTGCAGCGAGTACCTTACGCCGCTGCTCACACGCACCCTGCGAGCGCTGCCCGTTCCGGTCGTCGGCATCGACGCTCCTCTGACCAAGGCCGGCCGTCCGTCGGTGCTGATCGACAACAGCGCCGCCGCCCAACGGGCGACCGAACACCTGATCGCAAACGGCTATCAGCGCATCATCAGCGTTCAGGTAGAGCCCACGCTCTACACCATGAAAGAGCGCCAGCTCGGCTACGAACGCGCCATGCGCGACGCTGGACTGACCCCGGAAACGCGCCACGTGCCAGACGCAACAGCAGCGCAAGCATTGCTGCGCGACCATCAGGATGGCCGAACCAGGCGGGCCTTCCTGGTGGGCAATGAGCTCGGGGCACGATACATGATCGGCGCTGCCAAGCAGCTCTCCTTGAGCATGCCCAAAGATTTCGCCATGGTAAGCTTCGACGACTTCGAACTCGCCGGCTTCCTCGAGACTCCGCTCACCGTGATCAGTCAGCCAACCACCCTCATCGGCGAAGCCGCGGCCACGAAGCTGTTTCGGCATATGCTGCACGGGACGGCAGCAAACAGCGATTCGGAAGGCGAACTGGAGACCATTCTCGAGGCCAGCCTCGTCATTCGAGGCTCGTCCATCTGCCGGCCGAGCCCCCATGACTCGCGACGCTCTACCCACACGTAGGCCTCATAGCGTTGTCATCGAAGCGCCTGATCAACCGCGAGCGGCTCCATTGCACAACCTTTCACAACTCAGCTCTCTTCTTCCGGCAACGAAATCTCGTATTTCGCAAGCTTGTACGTCATATCGCTCTTGGAGAGACCGAGCCGACGCGCTGCTTCCGCTTTACGCCCGTGCGTCCGTCCTAACATCTGCACGATCGCACTCTTCTCCCAATCGGCAAGTGCCTTTCTCAAATCCATCTCTTCCGGCACCGCTGGGTTCGGCGTCGCTGCCGAGGCAGTCGGCAGGTTCACAGAAAAGATCACAGGATCGGCGGACAGGATGCACGCACGTTCCAACACGTTCCGCAGCTCACGAACGTTTCCGGGATACCGGTATTCCTGAAGTTCCTTCAAGGCTTTGGCGTGCAGCGTGCGAACAGGCATTTTCAGGTCGCTGGCGATTTGTTGCAGAAGATGCTTTGCAAGAACAGGGATATCTTCCGCTCGCTCGCGAAGGGGTGGCACCTCCACCGGCACGACAGCCAGCCGGTAATAGAGGTCCTGGCGAAAGCGCCCGGCCTCAACCTCTCGCAACAGGTTGCGGTGTGTAGCGAGCAAAACACGAACGTCTACGTCACGAGACACGGAAGAGCCCAGACGGGTGATCTTGCCTTCAGCCAGCGCGCGCAGCAGCTTTGCCTGCGCGTTTGGTGACATTTCACCGACCTCGTCCAGAAACAGGGTGCCCTGGTGTGCGGTCTCGAACAGACCGTGTCGCAGCCGGTCTGCACCGGTAAAGGCGCCCTTCTCGTGGCCGAACAGTTCGCTCTCCAGCAAGGTATCGGGCAGCGCGGCACAGTTGACCGTGACCAGTGGTTTGGTCGCACGCGCACTCAGCTTGTGGATCGCGCGGGCGACAAGCTCTTTCCCGGTTCCCGTTTCACCGGTGATAAGCACCGTGGCATCAGTCCGTCCCACGCGCCGAATCAGTTCACGGAGTGCGGCGATCCTGGTCCCGGTTCCGTAGATCTCCCCATCCCCTTCGAGTGCCTCGACCGTGTTCCGCAGCAGGAGATTTTCCCGGCGAAGCTGTGCGTGCTGTGCAGCTCGAGCTATGACTGCTCTCAGGTTGTCGGCAGCAAAGGGTTTGGTCAGGAAGTCGAAGGCGCCTTTGCGCATCGCTTCCACGGCCAGCTCCACCGTTCCAAAGGCGGTAAGCAGAACCACCGTTCCCGTGGAGCCTGCTGACCCCGGCATTTCCAACAGCCGGCTTCCCTCACCATCCGGCAGCTTCTGGTCCGTCAGGATCACATCGAAGTCCTGCTGTTCCAGAGTCTGCTGAGCCTCTCGAAGAGATTCGACCGAGTGGATCGTATGCCCATCCTGCCGCAGGTGCAGGCCGATCAAGCGACGCATGTTCGGTTCGTCTTCAATAACCAGCACTCGCGCCACCCGCTCAGCCCTCCACCGCAGATGATTTCAGTTGACCGGCAAACGCTGGCAACTTGAGTTGGAAGCACACCCTGCCCTGTTCGTTCCTTGCAAGGGTAAGAGTGCCCTCATGAGCCTCGGCGATTCTGCGCGCGATCGAAAGACCAAGCCCCGTTCCTCCGCTCTTCGCGGTAAAGAAGGGCTCGAAGATTTGCGGTACGGCATACGCCGGGATACATTCGCCTTCGTTCTCGACCGCAATACAGACCATCTCTGCCTCGCTCGCGCAACGAACTACGATTTCTCCTCCGGCCGGTGTCGCGTCTATGGCGTTCCGTACTAAATTCAGCAAAGCCTGCTGCAGCCGGTCCTGGTTGCCGAACAACAGCGGGGCATGGGTGACAACGGGCCGGATAGAAAGCTCCTTCCGGAGTGCCTGTGCCTTCGCGATCGAACACACGTAGCCGATCAATGGCTCAGCTTCCACCTCGCGGCAGGCAAAGCGATCCGGTTGCGCATAGGAGAGAAACTCGGTCGTCAGTTTCTCCAAACGCTGCGCTTCCGCCAGCGCAATGCGTGACATCTCGTCGCGGTCTTCCTCGGAGAGCGCAACAGAGCCAGCCGCCTCCATCGCGCTCGAGATGATCGCCACCGGATTTCTGATTTCATGCGCTACCGCGCTGGCCAGTCTGCCGACCGCTGCCAGCTTCTCTTCCTCGACCAGCCGGGCGCGGGTGGTCTCCAGGTCTTCCATGCGAGCGCGCAGCTCCACGTCTCGCCTTCGCAGCAGGTCTAGTAGCAGCCACACCAAGGTGCCGACGGTATACAGCAACAATGCCAGTGTCGCTGTCTCCAACAGCTCGCCTAACTGAAAAGGCGGTCGAAAGTGAGCGGCGTAGCTCACCCAAAGCAAACCGGTCAGCGAAGCCACGGTGGCAGCCATCAGCGTGATGGTGAGCGAAAAGTACAACGCCGCTTCCAGCACAGGCAGGATCAGCAGACCGAAGTAGTGCGTGTGAAACTGCCGCGTCGCGGCCGCAAGCAGGAATGGTGCCACCACTCCGAGCGTGATCGAAGCACACACCAGCATCCGAGTCCCGCTGCGAGATCGCGTCCACTCTTTGCGAGACAGCGCAAGCTCGGCCAAGCGAAGCGAGACAGCAATTGCCGCAACCAGGAACATCGTGCGAGGCGTCGCGAAATGGAAGTACGAGAAGCCCAGCTCGACCAGAACGAACACCAGAAGCGCGACCGCGTACACAGCTGCGATCGCCGTTCTCGGAAACAGGGCGCTTGGGAATCGAAACTGACTCAGGTCGTTCGTAAGCCGCTCCCCTTTCCGTGTGAAGACTGCAATCGCCTTGCCAATTTCGCCGGCCCAAACTCGGCGTCTGCCCCAGACTTGCGCCTGCCGGTGTTCGAATGATCGTATCGAACCGTACGAACTTTCGAACGACTCCTCGCCTTCTACCGTCGGCCAAGCTGGGCAATCTAGCAAAAACGGCTACATCTCGTTTCAACCTTTTGGCAAAGTGCATGCACTACGCGACTATGGTCCGCTGCGGACCTGCACCATCGGAGATGCCCATCTCGACTGAACAGACCAATACCGTTCCTGCCACGCGCTTTCCTCTACGGAGGAGGACGACGGTCCTGGCCGTCCTCGCATCGGCGCTGGCATGGTCCGCTCAGGCGCAGAGCCCTCCCACAGCTCCCACTCTGAGTCTCCACGATGCGATCGTCCGCTCACAGGCGAGCCCTCAGGCACACATCAGCCAGGATCAGGTAGACCTCACGCGTGGAGCGGTGATACAGGCCGGTCTGGCGCCGAACCCCAGACTCTATCTCCAGTCCGAGGATCTGCGTCCGTGGGCGAGCAACTTCGACTTCCCTAACTCGACGGAGGACTACGGCTACGTCGGGCAGCTCTTTGAGTTGGGCGGCAAACGCAGCCGCCGCGTCGACTTCGCGCGCGCCAACGAACGGCAGGCTGAAGCCAACCGCACGCTGGCCAACCAGCAGATTGCAGGCCGCGTCGCGGCAGCGTATTGGTCCGCTGTCGCGAACGCCGGCATCGAGCAATTGCTGGAGAGAGACCTTTCCGCCGTCGACGAGATCGCCCGCTACAACCAGGAGCGGGTGAACTCTGGAGCAGGGCGAGGTGTCGACCTGATCCGCGTACAGATCGAACGCGACAGGCTGCGGTTGGCGCTTGCTACGGCCAAACGTGAAGTGGTCCAAAGCCGGATTGAACTGTTTCGCCAGGTGGGACAAGCGCCCGACGACGCCGTCCGCTTGTCAGACAAGCTGGACTCCAGCCTCCCGGCACAAACCCAGACACTGGCAACCGTCCTGGCCACGCGCGCAGACCTGGTCGCCGCCCGAGAGGCTGTGCAAGCCGCGGAAGCCGATGTTCGGCTGCAGCGAGCCGTGGGGGTTCCCGACCTCGATCTACTCGCCGGCTACAAGCGCAATGCAGCGGACAACACGCTCTACAGCAGCCTGCAGCTGCCGCTCCCTTTTCGAAACCGGAACCAAGGTGAGATTGCCCGCGCACAGGCGTCCGTGCATCTCGCCCAGGACCGCCTCAGGCAGTTGGAACTTTCCGCTCAGGCCGACATCACTGCCGCACAGCAAGCGTTCCAGCAACAACAGGAGATCGTCCGTGACATCCTTCCCGACATGCGCGCGCGCGCAGCGCAGAACCTGGCCATCATGGACGACGCCTACCGCTCCGGTGGAGTCGATCTGCTGCGATTTCTCGACGCAGAGCGCACGGCATTCGACGTGGAAGTAAGCGCTTTGCGCACACTTGCGGAGTATCAGCAGGCTGGGCTTCGGCTGCAACTTGCCTATGGGATGCAACCATGACGCCATCGAAACGAGTTCTCGGTTTTCTTCTACTCACCTGCTGTCTCCACGGCTGCTCCAAGAAGCAGGCGGGCGATAAGCCAGGCGGTTCGTCTGGAGACGCATCACAGAGCGCCGCCACGTCCCAGGACCAGCCAGACAAGAGCGCCAAAGGCGGCGCGCAGGCGAACGACATCGTCAAGATTCCGGCGCAGGACCAGCAGCGTGCCGGCATTCAGATCGCCTCCGTCCTCGTTCAGCGCATGCCGCGCACCCTCGCCGTGGCGGGCCAGGTAGTCATGGACGAGCAGCATACGTCCCACCTCGGCACTATCGCAGATGGCCGTATCACCTCCGTCACTGTTCTTCCGGGCGCGGTGGTTCGGCGCGGTCAGGTTCTTGGAACTCTTCACAGCCACATGGTTCACGAAACGGTGGGATCCCTGGTTCAGGCCTACGCGGCAGAAAACCGGCAGCGCGGCGCCGTCGCATTCGCGAAGCAGGCGCAGGATCGCTATCACCATCTCTACTCCATCCAGGCGGCCTCCCTGGAGGAATCGCAACGTGCCGACCAGCAGTTGCAGGAGGCGCAGCAGATGCTGGTTGACGCGCAGGCAAACGTACACATGGAGCGGGAACACCTGTCGGAGTTGCTCCAGGTCTCGCCAGAGTCACTCAACCCAAACAATCTGTACGACCGTGAACTCATCCCCATCCGCTCGCCCATGGATGGCGTCGTGATCGCGCGCAACATCAGCGTCGGCCAAGTCGTTGACACCGGCTTTGTCGCCTTCGACATAACAAACCTGAGCACGGTCTGGGTGACGGCCGCGGTGAACCAGCCGGACATTGGCATGATGCATGCCGGTGCCGCAACGGATGTCGTGACCGCCGGCTTCCCCGATCAGGTGTTCCATGGTCGCGTTGGATTGGTCGGCGACACACTTTCGCCCGACACACGGACGATCCCCGTTCGCATCGTCGTTCCCAACCCTGGCACCCGCCTCAAGCCGGGCATGTTCGTCTCTGCGCACATTGCGGAACCGCAAACGCGCGACGCCGTCTTTGTTCCCCAGGACGCGCTGCAAAACATCAATGGCATGCCTGTCGTCTTCGTCACAAACGACGGCACGACGTTCCAGGCCCGTACCGTCAACGTGGGCACGCGTTCCATGGGCAAAGCGGAGATCCTGGAAGGCCTGAAGCCAGGAGACCGCATTGTGGTCAACGGCGCCTTCATGGTGAAGTCCGAGATGCTCAAGGGCACCATGGGAGACGGCTAGCATGCGCAGGCTTGTCGACTTCTTCCTGTCCAATCGCTGGCTCGTCGCCGCGCTGCTGCTCGTCCTCATCATCGGTGGCATCACCGTCATGCTGCACCTGCCGCTGGAGGCCTTCCCGGACCTCACTAACAACCAAGTCGTCGTCACGGTTCAGTGCCCGGGCATGTCGCCGGTCGAGGTCGAGCAGCTTGTTACGTATCCCATCGAGACCTCGATGATGGGCATGCCCAAGCTTCAGATGGTTCGCTCCACCTCCAAGCTCGACCTCTCCATGGTGACAGTCATCTTCGACGACTCCATGGACAAGTACCTCGTTCGGCAACTCGTCGCCGAGCGCATCAACCAGGTGCAGAGCCGCATCCCGGCAGGCCTGCAGCCGCAGATGAATCCCATGTCCACTGCGTTCGGAGAGGTGTACCAATACACCGTTGCTGCTCCGAACATGTCGCTGATGCAGATCAAGACTCTGCATGACTGGGTCATCCGCTACGCCCTGCTAACGATCCCGGGTGTGAGTGAGATCAACTCCTGGGGCGGAGAAACAAAGCAATACACGGCCGAGGTAGACCCTGAGAACCTGCGCCGCTTCAATCTCACACTGCACGATGTAGTCACGGCGGTTACCAACAACAACGCCAACTTTGGCGGCAGCTACATCGAGCACGCCGAGCAACAGTACACTGTGCGCGGTCTGGGGCGCGCTCAGAGCATCGACGACCTGGGCAACATCGTGGTCTCGACCACGAACGGCGTACCCGTGCTGCTCAAGCAGGTCGCCTCGATTCAGACCGAGCCTCTTCCCAGACACGGCGCGGTCATGCGCAACGGTCAGGGCGAGACGGTCTCCGGCATGGTCATCATCCTGCGTGGCGAGAACGGCCAGAAGATCATCAAGGAGATCAAAGCTAAGATCGCCAGCTTGAAACTGCCGAACGGTGCGAAGATCATCCCGTTCTACGACCAGTCCGACGTCATCGATGCGACCACCGCTACAGTGCGGCGCAACCTGATTGAGGCCGCCGTTCTGGTCATTGTCATTCTTCTCATCTTCCTAGGCGACTGGCGAGCCGCTCTGGTGGTCGCGTTCACCATTCCCCTCTCCTTGCTCTTCGGATTCCTCGGCATGGACCTGTTCGGGATTTCGGTCAACCTCATGAGCCTTGGCGCGATCGACTTCGGCACCATCGTCGACGGCTCGGTCGTGATGACCGAAAACTGTATGCACCGGCTGGAGAATGGCGGCGCGGGCAAGCCGTTGATCTATGTCGTTCGGGAAGCGGCGCAGGAAGTGGCTCGGCCGGTAATCTTCGGCGTTCTCATCATCATCGCCGTCTACCTGCCAGTCCTCACCTTGCAGAGCCTGGAAGGCCGCATGTTCCGCCCCATGGCAGTCACCGTGGTCTCGGCCCTGGCCGGTTCCCTTCTGCTTGCACTGTTCGTAGTTCCCACGTTGTGCACGATCGCTCTTCGACATCGCGCTCGCAAACTCGCGGAGGCCGAACAGCACAAAGCAAGTTCCAGGCCAGGCTGGTTCGATCGGTTGCGCGCTGCATACGGTCGCTCTCTCACCCGGAGTGAAGGACATCGAAAGCCGATTCTTATCGTGTCTGTCGTGTTGATTATCCTGGCGCTCGGCTCGCTCAAGTTCATCGGGACGGAGTTCATGCCGACCCTCGATGAGGGTTCCATGGTCGTCACGTCCAAACGCCTCCCCGGCATCGCTCTCTCCGAATCCGTAACCATCGGAGACCAGATCGAGAAGACCATCAAGGCCCAGCCCGGCGTCACCAGCATCGTGACCAAGCTGGGTCGGCCGGACCTGGCCACGGAAGCCATGGGCGAGTACGAATCGGACTCGTACCTCAACTTCACACCGCAGCTGCAGAACGCGAGCGCAAAAGAAAAGCAGCGGTTTACCGACGATCTTCAGCACTCCCTGGACAAGATCCCTGGAGTCACCTACGAGATCACGCAGCCCATGCAGATGCGCATGGACGAGACGATCACCGGCACCCGCGGCGATGTGGCGCTCAAGATCTTCGGCGAAGACCTCGACACGCTGGAGCAGATGGCACACAGCGCGGAAAAGATCATCTCGGGTGTTCAGGGCGCTTCGGAAACGCAGATGGAGATCATCTCCGGCGCTCAGGAGCTCCAGGTGCGCATCGACCGCCAGGAGGCCGCGCGTTACGGCGTAAATGTCTCCGACATTCAGGAAGTGATCGAGACCCTCTACGGCTCCAAACAGCTCTCCGAAATGTTGCTGGGCGAGGAGCGTTTTCCGATCGCCATTCGTCTCCCGGCAGACATCCGCAACGATCCGGAGCGTCTGCGCTCACTCCAGATCAAGACTCCTCAGGGTGAACTCGTCCGGCTCGATCAGGTGGCTGAAGTGAAGACCGTCGGTGGCCCGATCCTGATCAACCGCGAGCAGGCGCATCGCCGGGCTGTGGTCATGAGCAATGTCAGCGGCCGAGACCTTGGCAGCTTCGTCAAGGACTGCAAATCCGCGGTCGCCGCAAAGCTGCCACTGCCTCCCGGCTATCGCTTGGAGTGGGGCGGTCAGTATGAAAATCAGCAGCGAGCGCAGCAGCGCCTCCTCATCGTCTTCCCTGTGTCGCTCCTCATCATCTCCGCCCTGCTATACGCCACGTTTCAGAATGCGAAGCAGATGCTCCTTATCCTCTGCATCGTTCCGCTCGCGCTTGTAGGAGGCGTCGCAGCGCTTTGGCTTCGCGGGATCAATCTCAATCTCTCCGCGTGCGTGGGCTTCATTGCACTCTTCGGCATCGCCGTTCTCAACGGCGTAGTTATGGTGAGTCACATCAACTCCCTGCGCAAAGACGGTAAGGAGATGGAAGAAGCGGTCCACAGCGGTGCATCCGATCGGCTTCGCCCCGTCCTCATCACCGCGCTTGTCGCAAGTCTTGGCTTTGTGCCCATGGCGATCTCGACGTCACGAGGCGCCGAGATCGAACGCCCGCTTGCCACCGTTGTCATCGGCGGCCTCATTACGGCCACTGCCCTGACCCTCTACGTTCTGCCCCTGCTTTACCCCTTGTTCAGCAAGAACGCCATTGCAGAAGCGGAGTCTCACGCATAACCGTTCTCACCGGACAAGTCCGATCAAACGCCAGGCCATACGACGCCTGGTAAATCAAGGAGCTCTTCAATGTCTTCTGCCGACAACCAGCCCCGCAGGCTCGCTTCCTTCCTCCTCGGGGTAGTAGTCACAATCGTCGTCCTCGTGCTCGGCTTTTTCGCCTACATCCGCTTCGGCCGTCTACCCGTCGCCACGGCCGATCCGTCGTTCCCCATGGAAGCGCAAATCGTCCATGTGCCACTCGAGGCGCGAATCGCGCGAGAGATGCAATCGGTACCGTTCCAGGCCGATGCGCAGACTTACCAGGCCGGAGCTCAGATCTACGTGCAGCAATGTGCCAGTTGCCACGGAACTCCAGGACATGATGTTGCCTTTGCCTCCGGAATGTTTCCCAGAACTCCTCAGCTCTGGAAAAAGCACGCAAACGGGGTCGTCGGCGTAAGTGACGACGAGCCCGGCGAGACATTCTGGAAGGTAAAGAACGGTATCCGCCTCTCCGGCATGCCCTCGTATCAGAACGTGCTCTCCCCGACTCAGATGTGGCAGGTAACGCTCCTGCTCAAGGACGCCGACAAACCGCTGCCGGCAACAGTGCAGGAAACCCTCACCAAGGATCAATCGCCGGCTGCCGCTCCCCCGGCGACGCAAGGACTCAAGCATGACTAAGCAATCGAATCTCGCGCGGCGCACCTTGGCCACGATTTCTGTGTTGGCGTTCGCAGCCACCTCTCCTGCATACGCGCAATCGACTCTCCCGGACGCGCCCTCAGCCCAGGCCGCTCCCTCTGCGTCACGTTCACATGATCCACAAAACATCGACGACCTCTCTCTCAAAGGCACCCCGAAGCGCATAGTCCTCGACGAGGTAAAGATCGTCACCTCACCGGCTCGCCTGCGGTCGCGAGATCTCGTGTGGCTCCTCCCCGTCGCTGGTGCAACCGCAGCAAGCCTTGCCACCGACTCCTACACCATGCGAAACGTGGTTAGCCGAAACCCGGACTTCAACTCCGCTGCAACCACGAGTTCCGATGTACTTCGAGGTGCATTCATCGGTGTTCCGGTTGTCCTCTTCGGCGCCGGTGAGTTGACCCACCAGGCAAAGCCTCGCGAGGCGGGCCTGCTTGCTGGCGAAGCCATGGTGAATGCCTACGCCACCAGCGAGGCGATCAAATACATCACGCTGCGCGAACGCCCGAACCTCCAGAACGCTCGCGGCCACTTCTTTCAGGGCGACGCCGCCTCCGACCCATCGTTCGTCTCCGGACACAGCATCGTGGCCTGGTCTTCCGCCGCGGTACTCGCCAGTGAATACTCCAAACCATGGCAGCAGGTAGGCATCTACACGCTGGCCACCGGTGCCAGCCTCACCCGCGTCCTCGGGCAAAACCACTTCCCTACCGACGCGTTGCTCGGCTCCGTCTCAGGATGGCTCATCGGCAAATACGTCTATCGTTCCCACCACAGACGATAGGCTGAACTCTTCTTCGCTCGTGTTCCGGCAGCAGCCTCGAAGCGAGTTCATGCTGGCGTGAATCGGACGCCATGTCCCCACCGTGCCCGCTTGCACCGGCATCGGTGCGACTGCGAAGATAGAGCGAAGATGATCGCCAAAGCCAACGTGGATTTGTCCTCCCTTCTGCGTTCGACCTTTGGCTTCTCCGGCTTCCGCGCCAACCAGCAGGCCGTCTGCGAGGCGGCCGCCGCAGGCAAAGACGTCCTGCTCGTCATGCCGACCGGCGCCGGCAAATCCCTGTGCTACCAACTTCCAGCCCTCGCGCGTTGCGGCACCGCGTTGGTCATTTCGCCGCTCATCGCTCTCATGGACGACCAGGCGAACAAGCTCCAGTCGCTTGGCCTGCGCGTCGGCCGCATCCACTCCGGCATGGATCGTGAAGCAAGCCGTCAGGTTTGCTGCGACTATCTTGACGGCCACCTGCAGTTCCTCTTCATCGCGCCCGAGCGGCTGCGGGTCCCCGGCTTTGCCGACATGCTTCGCAAGCGCACGCTCTCACTCGTCGCGGTCGACGAGGCTCATTGCATCTCGCAATGGGGCCACGACTTCCGCCCCGACTACCGCAACCTTGCCCGGCACCTGCAGGCCTTCCGCCCCGCCCCGATCCTTGCTCTCACCGCAACGGCCACGCCACAGGTGCAGCGCGACATCGTGGCGCAACTGCAACTGGAAGGCGCGGCGGAGTTCATCACGGGGTTTCGCCGCACGAACCTGGCCGTCGAAGTCCTCGAATTTTCCAAACCGCAGCGCCGCGAGATGGCACTCAAGCTCCTGCGAGACAGCGCCGCCCGGCCCGCCATCGTGTACGCTCCATCGCGCAAAGAAGCCGAAGAGGTGACCGCGTATCTGCAGGACCACTTCCTGGTCGCGGCCTATCACGCCGGGTTGCCGCCCTCCGTCCGCGAATCCGTGCAGGCCAACTTTCTTTCCGGCCAGACTGAGGTCATCGTCGCAACCATCGCCTTCGGCATGGGCATCGACAAGGCCGACGTGCGCACCGTCCTCCACATGGCCATGCCCGCCAGCGTGGAAAGCTACTACCAGGAGATCGGCCGTGCTGGTCGCGACGGCAAACCGTCGCGCGCCGTGCTCATGTACTCCTACGC contains:
- a CDS encoding sigma-54-dependent transcriptional regulator is translated as MARVLVIEDEPNMRRLIGLHLRQDGHTIHSVESLREAQQTLEQQDFDVILTDQKLPDGEGSRLLEMPGSAGSTGTVVLLTAFGTVELAVEAMRKGAFDFLTKPFAADNLRAVIARAAQHAQLRRENLLLRNTVEALEGDGEIYGTGTRIAALRELIRRVGRTDATVLITGETGTGKELVARAIHKLSARATKPLVTVNCAALPDTLLESELFGHEKGAFTGADRLRHGLFETAHQGTLFLDEVGEMSPNAQAKLLRALAEGKITRLGSSVSRDVDVRVLLATHRNLLREVEAGRFRQDLYYRLAVVPVEVPPLRERAEDIPVLAKHLLQQIASDLKMPVRTLHAKALKELQEYRYPGNVRELRNVLERACILSADPVIFSVNLPTASAATPNPAVPEEMDLRKALADWEKSAIVQMLGRTHGRKAEAARRLGLSKSDMTYKLAKYEISLPEEES
- a CDS encoding efflux RND transporter periplasmic adaptor subunit, with product MTPSKRVLGFLLLTCCLHGCSKKQAGDKPGGSSGDASQSAATSQDQPDKSAKGGAQANDIVKIPAQDQQRAGIQIASVLVQRMPRTLAVAGQVVMDEQHTSHLGTIADGRITSVTVLPGAVVRRGQVLGTLHSHMVHETVGSLVQAYAAENRQRGAVAFAKQAQDRYHHLYSIQAASLEESQRADQQLQEAQQMLVDAQANVHMEREHLSELLQVSPESLNPNNLYDRELIPIRSPMDGVVIARNISVGQVVDTGFVAFDITNLSTVWVTAAVNQPDIGMMHAGAATDVVTAGFPDQVFHGRVGLVGDTLSPDTRTIPVRIVVPNPGTRLKPGMFVSAHIAEPQTRDAVFVPQDALQNINGMPVVFVTNDGTTFQARTVNVGTRSMGKAEILEGLKPGDRIVVNGAFMVKSEMLKGTMGDG
- a CDS encoding sensor histidine kinase, with translation MYAVALLVFVLVELGFSYFHFATPRTMFLVAAIAVSLRLAELALSRKEWTRSRSGTRMLVCASITLGVVAPFLLAAATRQFHTHYFGLLILPVLEAALYFSLTITLMAATVASLTGLLWVSYAAHFRPPFQLGELLETATLALLLYTVGTLVWLLLDLLRRRDVELRARMEDLETTRARLVEEEKLAAVGRLASAVAHEIRNPVAIISSAMEAAGSVALSEEDRDEMSRIALAEAQRLEKLTTEFLSYAQPDRFACREVEAEPLIGYVCSIAKAQALRKELSIRPVVTHAPLLFGNQDRLQQALLNLVRNAIDATPAGGEIVVRCASEAEMVCIAVENEGECIPAYAVPQIFEPFFTAKSGGTGLGLSIARRIAEAHEGTLTLARNEQGRVCFQLKLPAFAGQLKSSAVEG
- a CDS encoding TolC family protein, translating into MPISTEQTNTVPATRFPLRRRTTVLAVLASALAWSAQAQSPPTAPTLSLHDAIVRSQASPQAHISQDQVDLTRGAVIQAGLAPNPRLYLQSEDLRPWASNFDFPNSTEDYGYVGQLFELGGKRSRRVDFARANERQAEANRTLANQQIAGRVAAAYWSAVANAGIEQLLERDLSAVDEIARYNQERVNSGAGRGVDLIRVQIERDRLRLALATAKREVVQSRIELFRQVGQAPDDAVRLSDKLDSSLPAQTQTLATVLATRADLVAAREAVQAAEADVRLQRAVGVPDLDLLAGYKRNAADNTLYSSLQLPLPFRNRNQGEIARAQASVHLAQDRLRQLELSAQADITAAQQAFQQQQEIVRDILPDMRARAAQNLAIMDDAYRSGGVDLLRFLDAERTAFDVEVSALRTLAEYQQAGLRLQLAYGMQP
- a CDS encoding LacI family DNA-binding transcriptional regulator gives rise to the protein MAREVGMVSASDRNVSIPFDVAKLEDVARKAGVSNATASRALSGAGKVSDTARRRILEAAKQLSYTPNRSAQALKGGRSGMIGMVVPNLSDLFFASCVNAVEAVAMRNSSLLVVAATHDRADRTVDAMKRLLDHRVDGLVLGCSEYLTPLLTRTLRALPVPVVGIDAPLTKAGRPSVLIDNSAAAQRATEHLIANGYQRIISVQVEPTLYTMKERQLGYERAMRDAGLTPETRHVPDATAAQALLRDHQDGRTRRAFLVGNELGARYMIGAAKQLSLSMPKDFAMVSFDDFELAGFLETPLTVISQPTTLIGEAAATKLFRHMLHGTAANSDSEGELETILEASLVIRGSSICRPSPHDSRRSTHT